GATCCTGCTCAAGATCGACCCCACCCGGTTCAATTCCTCGCTGGGCGAAAACCAGGCCGAGTACCTGTCGCTGGAAGCCAAGGCCGCGCGCCTGCATGCTTTGGCGACCGGCGAACCTTTCGAGGTGCCGGAGGAAGTCCAGGAGAAGCTGCCCGCGGCGGCCGAAGCCGAGCGCAATGCCTGGATCCAGCGCACCAACGAATTGAACGCCACGATCAACGTCGCTAAGGAACAGGTCAAGCAGCGCCAGGAAGAACTGCGCGAAACGCAGGCCAAGCGCGACCAGGCATCGACGACCTGCGCGTTGACGTCGCGGGAACTTACCGTGACACGTCCGCTGTTGAGCAGCGGCGCGGTTTCCGAGGTCGATTTGCTGCGCCTGCAGCGCGACGTCGCCAAGAGCTGCGGCGACCAGAAGGCCGCCGAGGCCCAGATCGATCGTATCCAGGCATCGATCCAGGAAGCGCTGAGCAAGACCAAGGAGGCGGAACTGAACATCCGCAACCAGGCGCGCAGCGACCTGTCCGATACCACCACCAAGCTGCGTACCTTGCGCGAGGGCAAGCTCGCGCTGGCCGACAAGGTCAAGCTGGCGGAAATCCGCTCGCCGGTGCGCGGCACCGTCAAGACGCTGCTGGCCAATACGGTGGGCGGGGTGGTGCAGCCGGGCAAGGACATCATCGAGATCGTCCCGACCGACGATACGCTGCTGCTCGAGGTGCGCGTCCTGCCGCGCGATATCGGCTTCCTGCACCCGCAGGAGAAGGCTCAGGTCAAATTCACCGCCTACGATTTCTCGATCTACGGCGGCCTGGAGGGCGTGGTGGAGCAGATCGGCGC
Above is a genomic segment from Bordetella genomosp. 11 containing:
- a CDS encoding HlyD family type I secretion periplasmic adaptor subunit — protein: MDTHVANESGSFLGTLVRLPRTLFVKLFDVLLDGEERGKPKVTTGYAGNAEWAIYHSDARGARVLLWTSLVVVAGLLVWAAYSPIDEVVRGEGKVVPSRQVQVVQSLDGGVVKEIMVRPGQTVEPGQILLKIDPTRFNSSLGENQAEYLSLEAKAARLHALATGEPFEVPEEVQEKLPAAAEAERNAWIQRTNELNATINVAKEQVKQRQEELRETQAKRDQASTTCALTSRELTVTRPLLSSGAVSEVDLLRLQRDVAKSCGDQKAAEAQIDRIQASIQEALSKTKEAELNIRNQARSDLSDTTTKLRTLREGKLALADKVKLAEIRSPVRGTVKTLLANTVGGVVQPGKDIIEIVPTDDTLLLEVRVLPRDIGFLHPQEKAQVKFTAYDFSIYGGLEGVVEQIGADTVTDERGNSFYIVRVRTSKATVGDQHLPIIPGMVAEVHILTGKRTVLQYLLKPILRAKENAFTER